One region of Malania oleifera isolate guangnan ecotype guangnan chromosome 6, ASM2987363v1, whole genome shotgun sequence genomic DNA includes:
- the LOC131157025 gene encoding nucleoside diphosphate kinase 3-like isoform X1 codes for MSSQICRSAARAVRSLLTASRSSNAVLAEGRAVTTAAAAAVALRGRAPFIASFYERAECGNASRGWISGALALPVAVYMLQEQEAHAAEMERTFIAIKPDGVQRGLIAEIVSRFERKGFKLVGIKVVVPSKDFAQKHYHDLKDRPFFSGLCDFLSSGPVVAMVWEGEGVIKYGRKLIGATDPQKSEPGTIRGDLAVVVGRNIIHGSDGPETAKDEIKLWFKPEELVSYISNAEKWIYGVN; via the exons ATGAGCTCCCAGATTTGCAGATCCGCGGCTAGAGCCGTTCGGTCTCTGCTCACCGCTTCCAGGAGCTCTAACGCCGTCCTCGCCG AAGGGCGGGCAGTAACTACTGCGGCGGCTGCAGCAGTTGCACTCAGGGGAAGGGCTCCCTTTATAGCATCATTTTATGAGAGAGCTGAGTGCGGAAATGCATCAAGAGGATGGATTTCGGGAGCCCTTGCTCTCCCTGTGGCAG TTTACATGCTTCAGGAGCAGGAGGCACATGCTGCCGAG ATGGAGCGCACTTTTATTGCTATTAAGCCTGATGGAGTTCAGAGAGGGCTG ATTGCAGAAATTGTATCACGTTTTGAGCGGAAAGGGTTTAAGCTAGTGGGCATTAAAGTAGTGGTTCCCTCAAAGGACTTTGCGCAGAAGCATTATCATGACCTCAAAGATAGGCCTTTCTTTAGTGGTCTGTGCGACTTCCTTAGCTCCGGCCCTGTTGTTGCAATG GTTTGGGAGGGCGAGGGAGTTATAAAGTATGGTAGAAAACTTATTGGGGCAACAGATCCACAGAAATCAGAGCCTGGAACCATTAGAGGCGATCTAGCTGTTGTCGTTGGGAG AAACATTATTCATGGGAGCGATGGCCCTGAAACTGCCAAGGATGAAATCAAGTTATGGTTCAAACCAGAAGAGTTGGTTAGCTACATCAGCAATGCTGAGAAGTGGATCTATGGAGTCAACTGA
- the LOC131157024 gene encoding uncharacterized protein LOC131157024, whose translation MGFIYEAIDRAKLAIQKDCRFYKDYWKIIDNRWSFQLHQDLHAAGYFLNPQFLYGAPPSPEVAREVMDGVKKVITKLVPDIDTQIRAINQLLLYRDRQETFGTPLAQRAVKQTNPAEWWIHYGLCAPELQRIAIRVLSQTTSASNCERNWSTFSLIHTKTRNRLKYMRLQKLVFVHYNMRLKLRRTMRRSQREIEEGFNPINLDYIFEEDDPLSQWLEERETPLLDGQDNSNWLNEEVGGTTEGGDQPPINAHDDSSSSPERTQSDDNLGLSPPSDDDGNSGAGAGVRGGGSGGGGGGGVEYNYGYDTGTSFGRDIYPSDPYGLHDIPENYDLGIPPGNQSSQPRRRSARGDPSDSTEDSYGVVRSFGDFGLDGSSSQSYGSHPAYPHYASRDSHFYPSGSGISGSSESSSTHYPEPAPAPTYRHYSGEFSSPVHFQEQQQNDANLGSFNYVFPQGWGDNFPSQSQDTDANYEDPPRHSFWW comes from the exons gggcgaagttggccattcaaaaagattgccggttttacaaagactattggaaaattattgacaaccggtggagttttcagttgcaccaagatttgcacgctgctg ggtattttttgaacccacaatttctttatggtgccccaccctctcctgaagttgctagagaagtcatggatggagttaaaaaagtgataaccaagttggtacccgatatagatactcaaattcgggctattaatcaa ttgttgctatatcgagataggcaagagacttttggaaccccgttggctcaaagggcagtaaaacaaacaaatcctg ctgaatggtggattcattatggcttgtgtgctcctgagctccaaagaatagcaattagagttcttagccagaccacatcagcttcgaactgtgagcgtaattggagcacctttagcctcatccatacgaaaacaagaaatagattaaagtacatgagactacaaaaacttgttttcgtacattacaacatgaggttaaagttaagacgtacaatgagaagaagccaacgagaaattgaagagggtttcaatcctatcaatttggattacattttcgaagaagatgatcctttaagtcaatggttagaggagagagagacaccactactcgacggtcaggacaattcaaattggttaaatgaagaggttggtggtactacagaaggaggtgatcaaccaccaataaacgcgcatgatgattcaagttcaagtcctgaacgcacacaaagtgatgacaatcttggtttgagcccaccaagtgatgatgatggtaatagtggtgctggagctggggttagggggggtggcagtggtggtggtggaggcggcggtgtagaatataattatggatatgatacagggacatcatttggaagggatatatatccttctgatccttatggactacatgacatacctgaaaattatgacttgggtattcctccagggaaccaatcttcacaacccaggagaaggagtgctcgtggtgaccctagcgattctactgaagattcatatggtgtggttcgtagttttggcgactttggtttagatggttcatcatcacaatcatatggatctcatccagcatatccacattatgcatctcgtgactcacatttttatcccagtggatcaggaatctcaggatctagtgagtcttcttctacacactacccagagccagcccctgccccaacttatagacattattcaggagaattttcatcaccagtacattttcaagagcaacaacaaaatgacgcaaacttgggttcatttaactatgtatttccacaaggatggggagataatttcccatcccaatctcaagatacagatgcaaattatgaagaccctccacgtcattctttttggtggtga